In Xenopus laevis strain J_2021 chromosome 2S, Xenopus_laevis_v10.1, whole genome shotgun sequence, a genomic segment contains:
- the syap1.S gene encoding synapse associated protein 1 (The RefSeq protein has 1 substitution compared to this genomic sequence), giving the protein MFRGLGSWLGLDPQLETQKAAEQETEKEQEETSNAEQGDREKLESPGKDAQSQQEANEPEEALIKQAKGFGSYLLNFASVASKKISESVVETAQTIKKSVEEGKIDGIIDKTIIGDFQKEQEKFVQEKSFKKSEAAVAPWVGYNEEETIQQQILALSADRRNFLRDPPAGVHFNFDFEQMFPIALVMLQEDELLNRMRFDLVPKLVKEDVFWRNYFYRVSLIKQSAQLTALAAQQQAAGQIDKLNGRQDGGDLEETVRPKTPPVTIKSPHKNSEEEEEISTSPGVSEFVSDAFDASNLNQEDFRKEMEQLILDKKEEVDKAEEETEDWIKELQDVVQEYEVVTDSDKIKDDNWDKEIEELLQED; this is encoded by the exons ATGTTTCGGGGACTCGGAAGCTGGCTGGGGTTGGACCCTCAGTTGGAAACACAAAAGGCAGCAGAGCAGGAAACAGAAAAGGAGGAAGAGGAGACTAGCAACGCCGAACAAGGAGACAGGGAAAAGTTGGAAAGCCCTGGGAAAGATGCGCAGTCTCAGCAAGAAGCAAATGAGCCAGAGGAGGCGCtaataaaacaggccaaaggCTTCGGTA GTTATCTTCTGAACTTTGCTTCCGTTGCTTCAAAAAAGATATCTGAATCTGTAGTTGAAACGGCTCAAACTATCAAGAAATCCGTGGAGGAAGGAAAAATCGACGGTATAATTGATAAG ACGATCATTGGTGATTTTCAAAAGGAGCAGGAAAAATTTGTACAAGAGAAGAGCTTCAAAAAGTCAG AAGCTGCAGTTGCTCCTTGGGTTGGTTATAATGAAGAGGAAACCATTCAACAACAAATACTGGCCCTGTCTGCA gacagacGCAATTTCTTAAGAGATCCTCCAGCTGGAGTACATTTTAACTTTGACTTTGAGCAGATGTTCCCCATTGCCCTTGTAATGTTACAGGAAGATGAGCTACTTAATCGAATGAGATTTGATCTTGTTCCAAAACT TGTAAAGGAAGATGTGTTCTGGAGGAACTACTTTTATCGTGTTTCTTTGATTAAACAGTCAGCACAATTAACAGCCCTGGCAGCACAGCAGCAAGCAGCAGGACAAATTGATAAGCTTAATGGCAGGCAAGATGGCGGTGACTTAGAAG AAACTGTAAGACCAAAGACTCCACCAGTGACTATCAAGTCCCCACATAAAAATTCAGAG gaagaagaggagatttctacAAGCCCAGGAGTGTCCGAGTTTGTGAGTGATGCTTTTGATGCAAGTAACCTAAACCAAGAAGATTTCAGGAAAGAAATGGAACAGCTTATTCTTGACAAAAAAGAAGAGGTTGATAAAGCAGAAG aAGAAACAGAGGACTGGATAAAGGAGTTACAGGATGTGGTTCAAGAATATGAGGTGGTCACAGACTCTGACAAAATAAAGGATGACAATTGGGACAAAGAGATTGAGGAACTCCTACAAGAGGACTAA